From the Bacillus sp. Marseille-P3661 genome, the window TATAACAATCCCAATACAATTTTATTGGATCTATACAGGTTGGTATGGTATGTTCATCGTTTTTATTCCAGTGTATGTGTTTTTATTGCTCCCTCTTCCAAGATTAATAGGTAAAGGGACATTAGGATTTTTGCGCTCAGTAAGCTCGACCCAATGGGGCTTAATGCTAATGGTATTTGGATTAAGTCATTTAGCCTATTTTCAATTTGCAACCCCTGAGTATGGTGCAAATATAGTGTTGTTTTTAGTGTTGCTGACTCAAGTTAGTGATGTTGTTCAGTATTTGATTTCTATTTATTTTGGAAAAAGAAAAGTTGCGCCGACCGCAAACCCGTTCATTACATGGGAAGGTGCAATCGGGGCTGCAGTCATTACGACGTGTGTTTCGTATTTTATTTATCCATTTTTAACACCGCTTGATATAACATTTGGAATTCTTTCAGGACTAATTATTAGCTTAAGCGGTTTATTTGGAAGTTTGACAATTTCAGTATTAAAACGAGATTTATTAATCGGGGATAGTGAGAAATTTGAAAATCTAAAGGAAAGCTATCTAAATCGTGTCGATAGTTTGTCGTATACTTCACCTATCTTTTTCCATGTGATTCGCTATTTTTTTGATTTTATGTAAATAATGAATATAGAGTTTGAGCATTGCCGGTGAAGAATAAGTAGCCGACTTAGATTATGCGGTAAGAGTTGATTATGAAGTATTAATTTTTTCTTGCATTAAATTAATTAGTAAAAGGGGAACATTTATGAGTGAATCAAAATTTTGTAGAGAATCGTTTGTAGTCAAAACGAGTATTGTCTTTCCTTTAGACACCAATTCACATGGAACCATGTTCGGTGGAAAGCTAATGGCTTATATTGACGATGTGGCTGCCATTTCAGCAATTCGTCATTCACGTAAATCAGTTGTTACAGCATCTACAGATTCAGTGGATTTTCTTCATCCTATTAACGAAGGAAATTCAGTTTGTTTAGAAGCGTTTGTAACTTATACAGGAAGGTCATCGATGGAGGTATTTGTAAAAGTGATTGCAGAAAATTTGCTTACAGGTGAGCGAAATATATGTGCGCTTTCTTTTCTAACATTTGTGGCCTTAGATGAAGAAGGAAAGCCAACGCCTGTGCCGCAAGTTGTGCCGCAGTCTGAAGAAGAAAAAATGCTTCATCAATCAGCGATAAGCCGGGCAGAAACACGTAAAAAACGAAAGCTAGAAAACGAAAAAATGGCAAACATGTTTAGTGTGGATTTACCATGGGAACCTAAGCGAACTTAATATTAAGGATTTAAGCACACCCTAGTCTCGAGGGTGTTTTTTTATATCAATAAAAAGGTGATGGAATTTTATGACTTTTATGAAAATTAAACCGAATATCTAATATAATAGATCTATGATTCTCAAAATGAGAGGAGAAAGATATAGTGAAAATAATTAAAAGGATGTATGACCATGTAAACTGGGCAAATAGACGAATTAATGAAACATTGAACAGTTTTGAAGAGGATACCACTGAGCAAAGGCGGCTATTTGCCCATATTCTTCTTGCAGAGCGTGTATGGTTAACAAGAATTCATGGAAACGACAGCTCAAACTTAGCAATTTGGAATGATCTTACTGTTGATGAATGCAAAGCTTTAGCAGAACAAAATGAAAAAGATTATGCAGCACTTCTCGATAGCATGAAGGATTCAGACTTAGAGAAGATAATCCATTACAAAAATAGCAAGGGAGAGACGTTTCAGACCTCGTTGGGAGACATTTTAACCCATGTTGCGCTACACGGGCACTATCATCGCGGTCAAATAAATGCACTGCATAGACGTGGCGGATTGGAACCAGTTAATACGGATTATATTACGTTTGTAAGATAAAGAAGAATGGAAGGCAGGTAAATTCTAAATAAATAAAATGAGTAAATTGCTTAAAAATGGTAGTTTTAAAAACAAAAAGGGGGATTTTGAATGAAACATTTCGCAGTCATCTCTAGAATGCTTAATATTGAAATCAATAAACAATATCGGGAAGAGCATTTAGAGTATTTAAAAGAATTAGCTGCACAAGGTAAAGTTCTAGCAAAAGGTAGATTTACAGATGGTACAGGGGGGCTTGTAATTTATTTAGGAGAATCGCTCAAAGAAGTTACCGCACTAGTTGAAAATGATCCGTTTATAGCTCATGGCGCCCGTTCCTATGAAATTCATGAATGGGAAATGAAAATGCTGCGTTAATTTGAATGTTCATACGTAATAGAATCTTAAGGAGGCAGAAACGGTCATGGTAGATGATATAAGAAATATTTATTGTGTGGGACGGAATTATGGCTCTTTTGCTAAGGAAATGGGGAACAAGTTGACCGAACAGCCGATTATTTTCATGAAACCAACACACTCGTTAAAAAAAGTGAATGCAGCAAAAATAAAACTAGATGGAACCCGTGGAATCGTGAATGGTGAAGCTGAGATTGTTTTACATATTGGTCGATCATTTGAAAAAGGAATAGCTTTTCAGGATTTAGTTGATAAATTTACAATTGGCATTGATTTCACTTATCGCGAAGTTTTAAATAGTGTAAAAGAAAAAGGGCAGCCATGGTTACCTGCTAAAGGATTCCCAGGGAGTTCGGGAGTTGGTGAATTCAAAATCTTTACGAATGAATTGTTAGCGCAAGATTTTAAATTAATTCAAAATGGTCATATCCTACAAGTTGGGAATGCTCAACAAATGATTTTCTCCTTAGATAACATAATAGATTTTATTGGAGGCAATTATGGACTTCGTAAAGGCGATCTTATTTATACGGGCACCCCAGAAGGGATTGCGACCCTTCAGAATGGTGACACGTTGGAAGTTCAATGGGGAGAAAATAGTCTTGGAACATGCCAGATTACATTAAAAGTATAAACTTAAAATGGCGAGCTATATGAATAAGCTCGCCATTTTATTTTTACTAGCAGTATACAATTCTTAGTACTAATAAAAGATTCTTTTATTTCTTGCAAAAGCCAGCCATTGTATCATCACACCGATTAATAAGAAACAACTGGCTAGAAGTAGTGCTTGCGTATAAAATGGAATTCTAAATAGGTTCAACCATTGTGTGAATCCTTGAATAAAAAGAAAGATTTCATTTAATAAAAAACCGATAAAAAATACAATAAATCCATTCAAAGCCATGGCATCGTTTTTAATAATACCGGCCAATTGGTACAGTGTTAAAATGAAAATACTAACAAACCCCAGCAGTGTTAAATGCAAATAACCAATGACAATGCTTCTTGTATCATAAATTAAATTGGCCAATGCTGGTGAAATGAGTCCAAGTTCCATCGTGCTTTTGATTAGCAATAAAATTAATGTGATTCTTAAACAACTAATCGTTAAGGCTGTGAATTTTAGCACTAAAAGGTTCCATGAATTTTTTATAGCCATTAAGATTGCCAAAACTCCAAGCCACTGCCCAATTCCGCCAATTAAAGCAAGAATATAAGGCAATTCTCCCAAATCCACCCATAGTACACTTAAAAAATATCCAGGGAAAAGAGAAATGAAATACAACCAAAATCCTATAATCAACAAAAAGCTGTTCATAATAACTTTCTTTAAATGGACAATGGATATAAATAACCCAATTAAAAACAATGTAAGCCAGCCGTTATATTGAAAATGCAAATAAAAGTACATCGCCATATCAAAAAAATCAGTATCTTTTAAGCCATTAGCTGCAATAAAGCCAAGTGCATATGGTCCAATGGATGATAAAATTAAAACTAGTAAGGCGCCGTTCATAAATGCTTTTGCTGACTTAGGTATGTGTGAATGAATTTTTAATTGCCGATAGATGAATGCAGAAGCCCAATATTCAATAAAAATATGTAAAGTGGACATTATGATTGAAATTACGCCATAGCCTTGGTATAAAAACGCGATAAACATAAATACGGATGTAACGCATAACGCTAATGTAATGGTTATAGCTTGTTTCTTTTGAGTTATCGTCTTCCAAAAGATAGTTAAGAAAACAACAAACGCTCCAATAAACGCCCATCCTAATATCGCCAAATGTGAATGGCCGTGCAACACATTTGTATATGGAAGTATTGAGGTATGAAAAAAAACTGACCCTCGCATCCACAAACCTGATAATGCAGTGATAGCGAAGAATAAAAATGTAAAATGAATAAAAACTCTTGGCACGAATTGTTCACTCCTTAATTTTTAAGACACCCCCTTATCATATATAATTCAGGCGCAGAAATCACATGAAAAAATCACAATAATGTGAGAGGTTTGTGAGAAAACGGGGAAATCAAACTATTTGTTTGTCGAATTGGTCGAACTGGTTGATTTTTAGGAAGAGGTTAAACATAGAGCTGGAATAAATATTGTCTTATTATGCTCATTTAGAATGTTAATCATTCTAATACTTTCTTGGAATAAAAATTAATCAACTAAAAGCATTATCTTACTGCATTATGTATGAAAAGATTCAATAGAATGATATTATTTGTTATAATATTATACTCGTAGATTTAATTTATCTTAGACATTGAAATTATCGTACAACCGAAATCTGCTTAGGACAGAAGGGATCATACTAATGGATCAACATAAAATCATTCAAAGCTTTTATAAAACATATAAAAAACTCCATGAAGAAATCGAAAATAAAATTGGAAATAGCGTAAACCAATCCTACTATACTTCAATGATTTTAAATAGAGTCATGTTGCTTTTCTTTCTCGAAAAAAATAACATTCTCCCCGAGAAATATTTGGAAGAAAGCATTCAAAAAATAATTAAGGAAGAGCAGCATTTTCATGACTATTTACTTCAGCTTTTTCAGCTAATTAACACTGACTATTCTTTTCGAGAAGTAAAAAATGATCAGATTCCATATCTGAATTTCTCAATCCTCCAATTCTCAGAGGATGAAAATACTAGAATTGAAAACGAGTTATATGAACTAATTATTAAACGGTTTAGCAAATATAACTGGAGTTTAGAAGATAATTATGCAAAATCAACGATTACTCCGAAAATCCTCGGAAACGTTTTTGAAAAGTATATTAACCAAAAAGATTTAGGTGCTTATTACACGGAAGATGATACAACAACCTATATAACAAGTAATTCGGTTGTTGCCGCGATTATCAATAAATTAATAAATAAAGATTCATTTATTGAAACGATGTTTCAGCATGTTAAAGAATTTCCGGAACACTTTATTAAATTAAACGTAAATCTTCCATATAGCTATGAACAGAAACATTTACAGCTGACATACAGTCGAATAAAGAATGAAATTACTTCAACAAATCTTTGTTCGATCGAGCTATTACTTAAACATAATATCGACTTATTGTCGCTATTTAAATACTCGATTGAAAACATCGAAGAACCATCGATTCTAGAGGATCTTTACAAGTCTTTAGAAGGCGTAACAATACTTGATCCTACCTGTGGTACGGGGGCTTTTATTTTTACAGCACTTGAAACCTTGTTAGAGCTCCATATTGCTATTCATAAGCAAAAGTTGAATGTAGCTGATACGTCTTCTTCCACTGGCAATCCGGAATTTGAGATCATTAAACATTGTATCGAACACAACTTGTATGGTGTTGATATAATGGAGGAAAGTATTGATATCTTAAAAACAAGATTATCTCTGCGACTTTTACATTGCTATCGTGACAATCTAGATGCTTTCCCAGAAATCAAAACTAATTTTAAAAGCGGTAACTCATTAATTGGCGAAGTGGAAATGATAGATGACAATACAACTTTAGACCAATTAGATCTGCTTACATTTCAAAAATATCATAGCGATGAAATGGAATTGATAGAGCTAGAAGAATGGAAAAAGTCAGTTCTACCGTTTCATTGGAATTTTGAATTTTACGAGATAGTAAACACCGGTGGGTTTGATTGTATTATTGGGAATCCTCCCTATATTGAGTATGCAAAAGTGAAAAAGAACTATTATAAGGTGATGGACCTTGAAACGATCGATGCGGGCAATTTATATGCGTTTATCCTAGAAAAATCCTATCAATTGTTAAAGGAAAACGGTGTTTTGGGGATGATCGTGCCTATTTCAATTGTTTCCACTCCAAGAATGGCTTCGGTTCGATCTTTATTTAAAAATAATAGTAAGTACGTATTTTATGCGAACTTTGGTGATCGACCAGGTACACTATTTACAGGTGTACATCAAAAACTAACTATCATCATTAGTGAAAAAAGTAATACAAATCGTAACGCGGAAGTGTATTCGTCAAATTATATTCATTGGTATAAAGATGAGCGGGAAAACGTGTTTACTAATTTATATTTTTTACAAAATCCGTTTACAGAAACTGAAAACGATTTTTATTATAAAATCGCAGATCCAATCCAGGTTAGTATCTTAAATAAAATGAATGGTAACCAAAAATCTCTGGACGCTATTTTAAAAGAGGGTGGCCCTTTCCCTATTTATGTTAGTATGCGAATGACATTTTGGACAAAAGCATTTTTAACAGAAAAAGAGTCGAATGAATTTAAAACATTCGGATTCAACACCGAAACGGATAGTAAAGTGATCATGGCATTATTAAATTCATCGATTTTCTTTATGTATTGGGAATGTATATCCGATTGTTGGCATCACACTTCAAAAGAGTTTAAAAACTTTAAGTTTGATATCGACGAAATGAATGGCGATACAAAAAATGAGCTGGCTATATTAGCAGGTAGGTTAGAAACTGAGTTGGAATCTACAAAGGAATATATTGGTAGTGTGCAAACTGAATACGAATATCGTCATAAAAAGTGTAAAATGATTATAGATGAAATAGATAGGTTAATAGGGCATCATTATCGTTTAACACATGCAGAGATGGAGTATTTGAAATACTATCAGTTAAAATATAGGATGAGTGACGAAGTAGATTCTTACTTGGAGGCAATGGGAGGCGAAAATTAGCTTGAACGTTATTGATCTTTTTTCAGGAGCGGGAGGATTTTCAGCGGGATTTAAAAAAGCTGGTTATAACATTATCCTTGCGAATGAAATTGATACACAAATTGCAGAAACATATAAACGAAATTTTAGAGATACCCTCATGATGAATTATGATATCCAGCATCTAGTAGAGAACTTTGATGATTTGTTGAGTGAAGGCATAGCGGAGCTAAATGATGATCATTTAAAGGACCGGGTTACCGAGGGCTTGGAAAATATTGATGTTATTATCGGTGGGCCGCCGTGCCAAGGATTCAGTATGGCCGGGGGGCGAATTCGCAAGAAAAATGAATTCTTAGATGATCCACGTAACTACTTATTTAAATATTATTTTAAAATGATTCAAAGATTTGAGCCTAGTTATTTTGTGATCGAAAATGTCCCTGGCATGAAAAGCTTAAAAAATGGCATGATTTTAGAAGAAATTATTAAAACCTTTGAAGATAAAAGCAATTTCGAAAATGCCAACTATCAGCTGACAATGAAAGTTGTTTCGGCTGAAGAGTACGGCGTTCCTCAGGCTCGTAAAAGGTTCATAATTGTAGGTTCTAGATATGGGGAAGTGGACTTAGATAATGGGCTTGAAGTCGTTAAACAAGAAATGTTAAGGCGCGACGCACATCGATTTGACAAAGTGAATCTTCAAGAAGCGATTTCAGACCTGAATTATTTAAATCATTCTGAAGGTATGTTCGAACAGGATTATGTATTCGAACCCTCTAGCTCGTATCAAATGGCAAGACGAGCGGAGTCTTCGAAGTTATATAACCATCTTGCAACGAAACATAATGAGATTGCATTATCAAGGATGATGGAAATATTACCTGGACAAAACTTTAAAGATCTAGAAAATAATGAAGAAATTAAATCCGTTCATAGTGGTTCCTACGGCCGGTTAGAGTGGGATAAGCTAGCTACTACGATTACAACTAGATTTGATACACCATCTGCTGGACGAGTAATCCATCCAGAACGACATCGCGCGCTGACACCAAGAGAGGCCGCTAGAATTCAATCGTTTGATGATCATTTCGTATTTTATGGGAACAAGACATCTGTTGGTAAACAAATTGGCAATGCGGTCCCACCATTGTTAGCAGAGGTATTAGGAAACCTTGTAAAATACCATTATGCAATGCAAGTAAACAATAATAGTACCAAGTATCAGACTGTTGAGAGTTAATCAACGGTCTTTTTTTGTTTGGGCAAATCTGTTGTTCAACAATAGAGTATTACTTTCAATACTGGTAATTATAGTAATAGAGGTTATTAAGATAAATTGTGTTTAATCAAATTTAAATCTGGAGGTTTATCATATATGTCAACTAACCCACATTATTTTATAGCCATTCCATTACCATCATCACTCCAGGATTATTTTTCAATTTGGCAACATGAATTAAAGAACAAAATTTCTTATAAACAGTGGCCACATAAACAGGATTTACATATTACCTTAAAATTCCTAGGTGGAGTAGATGGTGAAAAGATACAGCAACTGCGCATAGAGCTTGCTGAAATTGAGGAGCTCTCGGAGTTTGATTTAACTGTAGGTAAAATTGGAAACTTTGGTAATCCTAGAAAACCTCGTGTGTTGTGGGCGGGGGTAGAACGAACAGAGCCTTTAGTTCAATTACAGAAAACTGTTGAATCTTGCGCACAAAAAGTAGGCTTCGCAAAAGAAAATAGGGAATACAATCCGCATATTACACTTGCAAAGAAATGGGCTGGTGAATCAAGCATTGATAATTTTTTTGAATTAACAGAGAGATATACTGAACAACAACAGCTGCATGTAGATGAAGTGGTGATCTATCAGATTTTTCCGAGTAAAAGTCCGAAATATGAGATTGTGCAGAGCTATAAATTGAAAACGATAGAGAAATCGTAAAGTGGACTCGAGGATTATTACTTATCATTAGTTTTTTTGATACGCGGACATCAGATCCGTTATTTCGTCAAAAAGGTGATTTTTTATAGTTTGAAGGACATTTGATTCCTTATTTTACAAAAATGAGGTTAATTTTGAACCTAATCGATAGAATAAAGGATCCTATGTCCGGAAAGTTCATTAATTTGCATCTTTTTATTATAATAAGTGACTGTATGTCCGCCAAAAAATGAGCAAATAGAAATTCCATCAAAGCTCATAACTAAAAAAGTCCTTCAGTTAAGACTCCTACGATCGTAGGAGTCTTAAATAGAAAGACTAATGTCACCATCTTCACTTATCTCGACAGTTGAGTAACTTTCAAACGTATCTATATTGCTAATTTCGTCTCTAACTGCACTAGCATGACTTTCAAGATAGTTTTGATAAACTTCGGGATCTTTCACAATATGATAATAGAAAACTTTTTTACCATCGCTTGTATCACTACTTCTCAGTAAAAACCTATCTTGGAATTGACTTTTAAACCATTTGCTAGCTTCGTCATGATTATCGAAATCAGGCATTTTCTCATAAATAGTCGTTATATCAAAATCCATGTCAGCCACCCCTTTTCTTCATAGATAGTATGTCCGTATAAAACTAACAAATTCATCGTGAGGGTCTTCCTATTTATAGTCCCCGTTTGCTTGTATTGAATTGCTAGTCTGAATAGGAGAACTAAAAGTAGCTGGTCCTATACGAAAAAGGATTTCAAACCAGTTTGTTCGCGGTGCTAATTCATTTAAAACGGTGATAAGCATTCCGGCTCCTCTTAACAGAAACATGTATTTTGCTTGAAGTTGAATGGGGCTTTTATTTATGAAATATTTGAGTCCTGAAATGACATGTTTGAACTCCTGTTTCGATTGATGCTCAATAGCTCCATCTAGTCGGTCAAGAAGTTGCGAGAGCATAGGTAATAGTTCTTTACGGTCAGCATCTTTAGGAAGAAAACCCAGTTCCTCAAAAGCAGTTAGCACACCCTCTAAATCACGAAACATAATACAACGAAACAGGCTCCGCAATGTTTGAATCTCTTCAACTGTCAGTTCGTCAATCATTCCGAAGTCTAAAAAACAAAGCCGATGGTCGGGTAATAGTAGTAAATTACCAGGATGGGGGTCCACATGGATAAACCCAAACACAAGCAGCTGCTTAAAATAGGCATCTAGTATTGTTTCACCCATCATCACAGTATCGATATTCATATTATGATTTGTAATTCGAGCACCCTCCATAAATTCCATAACTAAAATAGTAGGTGTACTAAGATCTTTGAATACTTTTGGTATTTTAATGCGGTTATTATTTGAAAACATGTCTTCAAAACGCAGCATATGATTGATTTCTTGATCGCAATCTAATTCCCGTTCAATCGTTTCAGTAAATTCCCTATGCATCTCAATAAAATTCATTTTTCGATTTAAAGCAGGTATTTTTTGAACAACTTTCACAGCAAGACCGATTGTGCTTAAGTCAATTCGGGCAAGTTTCGCCATGCCTGGTCTAATAATCTTGACGGCAACTACTGTACCATCATTTAAAACAGCTTTGTGGACTTGTGCAAGTGAAGCAGCAGCAATCGCTGTTGTATCAAATTCCTTAAAGATAGACTGAACATTTTCTTTTTCAAGTAAGCGTTGGATAGACTCAGATGGTGAAGGTGGTAGCGCATCCTGCAGGTCTTGTAATTCTTTTGTAAAAGCTTGAGGTAAAATATCTTGCCGCATACTTAAAAATTGTCCAATCTTAACAATGATTCCTTTTAAACGACTAGCAGTAATCCTATAACGTATTCCAGCTTTTTTATGTATTCGATTCACAGCTATGTCTCGTTTTTCCCCTTGAAGTCGTTTATGTATCAAACTGATTTTCCAATAATCAATTACAAACGAGAGTGCTAAACGGATAATATAAAAACGGCGTAGTACTTTTATTTTCAAGATGTTACACATCCATTCCTTGTGATTGTGCAATCAGTTCTATTAAAAATGATACTATTGCTAAAAGGGTTTTACAATTAATAGTTGAAGCTATACTTAATTCGAACAGTACCTACCCCTTCTTTACAAATAACAAAACATGGTAGGTACTGAATGAACATATATATTTACCCGATATCAGGTGGAATTAATCGGTTATTTTCTCTAAGAACAGTTGGCAACGTATCATGAATATAAGGAGGTGCTGGCTTTAATATAGGTTTTTCTCCGAAAGGTACTGGTTGTGCAACATAATTGAAAGTTCCTAGGCCGTCCATACTTGGCCCATTTGCCCACCGTCCAGTTGCACTTTCACTTCCACGAGAATAATTAAATAAAGTATAAGAAACTTCGCATTTTTCCAGCTGTCTAGGGAACGTACTAGGTACGACAACATTTTCTTTAGCTTCCAGTTCTCTGATTGCGGCAATCCATTGATTTTGATGCATCGTATCTCGCGCAATTAACCATGAAAGCATGTCTTTCACACCACGGTCATTGGTTGATTCGTATAAACGAACAGCTTGTAACCGTCCTTGTGATTCCGCATTAAGATTAGCTCTAAA encodes:
- a CDS encoding phosphatidate cytidylyltransferase, with the translated sequence MITTFWTLGVIFLGLLTVNIVFYILKKKEPMKNFSTISLRVKTWWGMFGVFCAATLFNPIVSLISLMILCFFALKEYFSMMRTRKADRRLFLWAYITIPIQFYWIYTGWYGMFIVFIPVYVFLLLPLPRLIGKGTLGFLRSVSSTQWGLMLMVFGLSHLAYFQFATPEYGANIVLFLVLLTQVSDVVQYLISIYFGKRKVAPTANPFITWEGAIGAAVITTCVSYFIYPFLTPLDITFGILSGLIISLSGLFGSLTISVLKRDLLIGDSEKFENLKESYLNRVDSLSYTSPIFFHVIRYFFDFM
- a CDS encoding acyl-CoA thioesterase, encoding MSESKFCRESFVVKTSIVFPLDTNSHGTMFGGKLMAYIDDVAAISAIRHSRKSVVTASTDSVDFLHPINEGNSVCLEAFVTYTGRSSMEVFVKVIAENLLTGERNICALSFLTFVALDEEGKPTPVPQVVPQSEEEKMLHQSAISRAETRKKRKLENEKMANMFSVDLPWEPKRT
- a CDS encoding DinB family protein, translated to MKIIKRMYDHVNWANRRINETLNSFEEDTTEQRRLFAHILLAERVWLTRIHGNDSSNLAIWNDLTVDECKALAEQNEKDYAALLDSMKDSDLEKIIHYKNSKGETFQTSLGDILTHVALHGHYHRGQINALHRRGGLEPVNTDYITFVR
- a CDS encoding YciI family protein, which encodes MKHFAVISRMLNIEINKQYREEHLEYLKELAAQGKVLAKGRFTDGTGGLVIYLGESLKEVTALVENDPFIAHGARSYEIHEWEMKMLR
- a CDS encoding fumarylacetoacetate hydrolase family protein yields the protein MVDDIRNIYCVGRNYGSFAKEMGNKLTEQPIIFMKPTHSLKKVNAAKIKLDGTRGIVNGEAEIVLHIGRSFEKGIAFQDLVDKFTIGIDFTYREVLNSVKEKGQPWLPAKGFPGSSGVGEFKIFTNELLAQDFKLIQNGHILQVGNAQQMIFSLDNIIDFIGGNYGLRKGDLIYTGTPEGIATLQNGDTLEVQWGENSLGTCQITLKV
- a CDS encoding Eco57I restriction-modification methylase domain-containing protein; amino-acid sequence: MDQHKIIQSFYKTYKKLHEEIENKIGNSVNQSYYTSMILNRVMLLFFLEKNNILPEKYLEESIQKIIKEEQHFHDYLLQLFQLINTDYSFREVKNDQIPYLNFSILQFSEDENTRIENELYELIIKRFSKYNWSLEDNYAKSTITPKILGNVFEKYINQKDLGAYYTEDDTTTYITSNSVVAAIINKLINKDSFIETMFQHVKEFPEHFIKLNVNLPYSYEQKHLQLTYSRIKNEITSTNLCSIELLLKHNIDLLSLFKYSIENIEEPSILEDLYKSLEGVTILDPTCGTGAFIFTALETLLELHIAIHKQKLNVADTSSSTGNPEFEIIKHCIEHNLYGVDIMEESIDILKTRLSLRLLHCYRDNLDAFPEIKTNFKSGNSLIGEVEMIDDNTTLDQLDLLTFQKYHSDEMELIELEEWKKSVLPFHWNFEFYEIVNTGGFDCIIGNPPYIEYAKVKKNYYKVMDLETIDAGNLYAFILEKSYQLLKENGVLGMIVPISIVSTPRMASVRSLFKNNSKYVFYANFGDRPGTLFTGVHQKLTIIISEKSNTNRNAEVYSSNYIHWYKDERENVFTNLYFLQNPFTETENDFYYKIADPIQVSILNKMNGNQKSLDAILKEGGPFPIYVSMRMTFWTKAFLTEKESNEFKTFGFNTETDSKVIMALLNSSIFFMYWECISDCWHHTSKEFKNFKFDIDEMNGDTKNELAILAGRLETELESTKEYIGSVQTEYEYRHKKCKMIIDEIDRLIGHHYRLTHAEMEYLKYYQLKYRMSDEVDSYLEAMGGEN
- a CDS encoding DNA cytosine methyltransferase codes for the protein MNVIDLFSGAGGFSAGFKKAGYNIILANEIDTQIAETYKRNFRDTLMMNYDIQHLVENFDDLLSEGIAELNDDHLKDRVTEGLENIDVIIGGPPCQGFSMAGGRIRKKNEFLDDPRNYLFKYYFKMIQRFEPSYFVIENVPGMKSLKNGMILEEIIKTFEDKSNFENANYQLTMKVVSAEEYGVPQARKRFIIVGSRYGEVDLDNGLEVVKQEMLRRDAHRFDKVNLQEAISDLNYLNHSEGMFEQDYVFEPSSSYQMARRAESSKLYNHLATKHNEIALSRMMEILPGQNFKDLENNEEIKSVHSGSYGRLEWDKLATTITTRFDTPSAGRVIHPERHRALTPREAARIQSFDDHFVFYGNKTSVGKQIGNAVPPLLAEVLGNLVKYHYAMQVNNNSTKYQTVES
- the thpR gene encoding RNA 2',3'-cyclic phosphodiesterase; the encoded protein is MSTNPHYFIAIPLPSSLQDYFSIWQHELKNKISYKQWPHKQDLHITLKFLGGVDGEKIQQLRIELAEIEELSEFDLTVGKIGNFGNPRKPRVLWAGVERTEPLVQLQKTVESCAQKVGFAKENREYNPHITLAKKWAGESSIDNFFELTERYTEQQQLHVDEVVIYQIFPSKSPKYEIVQSYKLKTIEKS
- a CDS encoding ABC1 kinase family protein; this translates as MKIKVLRRFYIIRLALSFVIDYWKISLIHKRLQGEKRDIAVNRIHKKAGIRYRITASRLKGIIVKIGQFLSMRQDILPQAFTKELQDLQDALPPSPSESIQRLLEKENVQSIFKEFDTTAIAAASLAQVHKAVLNDGTVVAVKIIRPGMAKLARIDLSTIGLAVKVVQKIPALNRKMNFIEMHREFTETIERELDCDQEINHMLRFEDMFSNNNRIKIPKVFKDLSTPTILVMEFMEGARITNHNMNIDTVMMGETILDAYFKQLLVFGFIHVDPHPGNLLLLPDHRLCFLDFGMIDELTVEEIQTLRSLFRCIMFRDLEGVLTAFEELGFLPKDADRKELLPMLSQLLDRLDGAIEHQSKQEFKHVISGLKYFINKSPIQLQAKYMFLLRGAGMLITVLNELAPRTNWFEILFRIGPATFSSPIQTSNSIQANGDYK
- a CDS encoding manganese catalase family protein, which produces MFYHVKELQYHAKPERPDPLYAKKLQEILGGQFGEISVALQYLFQGWSVRGNGKYKDLLMDTGAEELAHIEMLATMIARLLDGAPVGDLEEAAKDPVIGAILGGMNPQHAIVSGLGAMPADSVGNRWTADYIIASGNLLADFRANLNAESQGRLQAVRLYESTNDRGVKDMLSWLIARDTMHQNQWIAAIRELEAKENVVVPSTFPRQLEKCEVSYTLFNYSRGSESATGRWANGPSMDGLGTFNYVAQPVPFGEKPILKPAPPYIHDTLPTVLRENNRLIPPDIG